The genomic segment TTGATCTTCGCTTATTCATGGAGGTGAGTGACTCTTTCAAGCTGCCCGGAGTTACGGAGGATGCCCTGAGACTAAAATTGTTTCCATACTCCTTGAGAGACAGAGCAAGAGCTTGATTGAACTCTTTATCGTCAGATTCAGTGACCACTTGGCAAGAGTTGACTGAGCGattcttgatgaagtactttcctccCACTAAGAATGCCAAGCTTTGCAATGAGATTACTTCATTTCAGCAACTTGATGAAGAATCTTTATATGAGGCATGGGAGCGGTTCAATGAGTTGTTGAGAAAGTGTCCCCACCATGGCATTCCTCATTGCATCCAGATGGAAACTTTCTATAATGTTCTTAATGCTCACACTAGCATGGTGGTGGATGCTTCGACGAATGAGGCTTTTCTAGCTAAGTcctataatgaggcatatgaaattCTTGAGAGGATCTCtaacaacaactatcagtggcCTACTAATAGAGCACATACAGAGGGAAAAGTGGCTGGGATTCATGAGGTTAATGCACTCACTTCATTGGCGGCCTAAGTTTCTTCTATGTCGAATATTCTTAAGAACATGAGTGTGGGTATGAGTCTACAAATGGGTCAACCAAGAAGAAAACTTGTAGAAGTTTGTTGTGTGTATTACGGTGATGGTCACACTTTTGATAATTGCCCTTCTAATCCCGCGTCAGTTTGTTTCATGGGAAATCAAAATAAGAGTAACCCACAAGCCAATTCTTTCAACCAAGGATGGGGGCAACACCAAAATTTATCATGGAATGGTTAAGGAGTTGGTCCTAGCTTATATGCTGAATAGATCCACCTACCCATTGGGATATGCTCAACAAGTCTCACGACCAAGACCTCAACAAGCGACCATACCTAGTTCTTTAGAGAgtttaatgaaagaatatatggCTAAGATTGATGATGTGTTTCAAAGCCATATTGTTTCTTTAAGAAACCTTGAGATTCAAGTGGGGAAATCAGCCAATGATTGCGGAGTTGACCCCAAGGTTCTTTACCAAGTGACACAGAAAATCCAAGGTGGGAAGGTAGAGAACAGTGCAAGGCAATCACTTTAAGGAACGGTATGGACTTGGAGACAGCAAATGAAAATTTTGGGCATGAGggtgagccctcttcaatccaaagtaaCGAGAAAGCAAGAGAAAATGTAGGAATTTCAAGCTTGCCAAAACATGCCTCTGCTCAGAATGCTATAGCATCAATATCACAGCAAAGCTGCCTAGAAATTAAAAAATATCAGCAACAACTACCATTCCCACATCAATTTAAAAAACAGAAGCAAGATGATCAATTCAAGAGACTTTTAGATGTTTTGAAGAAGCTGCACATTAGTATTCCGCTTGTGGAGGCCTTAGAGAAAATGCCCacttatgtgaaatttttgaagGAGTTCTTGACTAAGAAGAGAAGACTTGGGGAGTTTGAGACAGTTTCTTTGACTGAGAGTTGTAGTGCCATTTTGACAAACAAGATATTTCCAAAGTTAAAAGATCCAGGCAGCTTCACAATTCCAATTTCTATTGGAGGCCATGATGTTGGAAGAGCTCTTTGTGACTTAGGGGCAAGCATCAACTTGATGCCTATGTCTATCTTCAAGAAGTTGGGTGGGGAAGCAAGACCTACCACGTTGACCTTGCAACTAGCAGACCGGTCCCTTACCCATCCCgaaggaaaaattgaagatgtTTTGGTGAAGGTATACAAGTTCATTTTTCTGGTGGACTTCATTATTCTAGGTTATGACGAGGATAGAGAGGTGCCAATCAGTTTGGGGAGACCGTTCCTTGCCACAGGGAGAACTTTAATTGATGTTGAAAGGGGAGAGCTCACTATGCGAGCTCAAGATGAGCAAGTAACTTTCAA from the Humulus lupulus chromosome X, drHumLupu1.1, whole genome shotgun sequence genome contains:
- the LOC133805072 gene encoding uncharacterized protein LOC133805072; this encodes MDLETANENFGHEGEPSSIQSNEKARENVGISSLPKHASAQNAIASISQQSCLEIKKYQQQLPFPHQFKKQKQDDQFKRLLDVLKKLHISIPLVEALEKMPTYVKFLKEFLTKKRRLGEFETVSLTESCSAILTNKIFPKLKDPGSFTIPISIGGHDVGRALCDLGASINLMPMSIFKKLGGEARPTTLTLQLADRSLTHPEGKIEDVLVKVYKFIFLVDFIILGYDEDREVPISLGRPFLATGRTLIDVERGELTMRAQDEQVTFKVLNPIRSPDELGECLAIGIINSSMDEKSQLQRSKKARERQCHTHKDPMERKEREISMREIFIPKLFKLGNGYFSLIRKPIAINKGRVFRLGFQSKGFSCNFQLQKKKKDFY